One genomic segment of Melitaea cinxia chromosome 19, ilMelCinx1.1, whole genome shotgun sequence includes these proteins:
- the LOC123662690 gene encoding uncharacterized protein LOC123662690: MPPCDVSSSNIMTVWNNLYVRENERSLRDISLPKFHVGDYVRITKYKHIFQKGYESNWSDEIFIVSTVIPRSPWVVYTLKDLQNEVIEGTFYERELQKVTPPNPTSDYKIDKIITSRYSGSRRQVLVKWKGYPDKFNSWVLASHLKQI, from the coding sequence ATGCCTCCATGTGACGTAAGTTCTAGTAACATTATGACTGTTTGGAATAATTTGTATGTTCGAGAAAATGAAAGATCTCTACGAGATATCTCATTACCAAAGTTTCACGTCGGTGATTATGTTAGAAtcacaaaatacaaacatatattcCAGAAGGGATACGAATCTAACTGGAGtgatgaaatttttattgtttcaactGTAATCCCTAGATCACCTTGGGTTGTGTACACCTTAAAAGATTTACAAAACGAAGTTATAGAAGGTACTTTTTATGAAAGAGAATTACAAAAAGTTACTCCACCTAACCCCACTTCAGACtacaaaatagataaaataataacatctcGATATTCTGGTAGCAGAAGGCAAGTGCTTGTCAAGTGGAAAGGTTATCCTGATAAATTTAATAGTTGGGTTTTGGCATCACATTTAAAACAGATATAA